A part of Oncorhynchus masou masou isolate Uvic2021 chromosome 21, UVic_Omas_1.1, whole genome shotgun sequence genomic DNA contains:
- the LOC135507817 gene encoding small ribosomal subunit protein eS6: MKLNISFPATGCQKLIEVDDERKLRTFYEKRMATEVAADPLGDEWKGYMVRISGGNDKQGFPMKQGVLTHGRVRLLLAKGHSCYRPRRTGERKRKSVRGCIVDANLSVLNLVIIKKGEKDIPGLTDSTVPRRLGPKRASKIRKLFNLAKEDDVRQYVVRRPLTKEGKKPRTKAPRIQRLVTPRVLQHKRRRIALKKQRTQKNKEEASEYAKLLAKRMKEAKEKRQEQIAKRRRLSSLRASTSKSESSQK; the protein is encoded by the exons ATGAAG CTGAATATCTCGTTTCCTGCCACTGGCTGTCAGAAGCTCATTGAAGTTGATGATGAGCGCAAGCTGCGAACCTTCTATGAGAAGCGTATGGCAACAGAGGTGGCTGCTGATCCCCTGGGAGATGAGTGGAAG GGCTACATGGTGCGCATCAGCGGAGGTAATGACAAGCAGGGCTTCCCCATGAAGCAGGGTGTGCTGACCCACGGCCGTGTGCGCTTGTTGCTTGCCAAGGGCCATTCCTGTTACCGCCCCCGTAGGACAGGAGAGCGCAAACGCAAGTCTGTCCGTGGCTGCATCGTTGATGCCAACCTCAGTGTGCTGAACTTGGTTATCATCAAGAAAG GCGAGAAGGACATCCCCGGCCTGACCGACAGCACCGTGCCCCGCCGCTTGGGACCCAAGAGGGCCAGCAAGATCCGCAAGCTCTTCAACCTGGCCAAGGAGGACGATGTCAGGCAGTATGTTGTGAGGAGACCACTGACTAAAGAAG GTAAGAAGCCCAGGACCAAGGCTCCCAGGATTCAGAGGCTGGTGACACCCCGTGTGCTCCAGCACAAGCGCCGCCGCATTGCCCTGAAGAAACAGCGCACCCAGAAGAACAAGGAGGAGGCTTCCGAATACGCCAAGCTGCTGGCCAAGAGGATGAAG GAGGCTAAGGAGAAGCGCCAGGAACAAATCGCCAAAAGGCGCCGCCTCTCCTCCCTTAGGGCCTCCACATCCAAATCTGAGTCCAGCCAGAAGTGA